A section of the Saliniramus fredricksonii genome encodes:
- a CDS encoding ABC transporter ATP-binding protein: protein MLEVSGLQASYGPAQVLFDIGFSIGAGEVVTLLGRNGMGKTTTVNTILGMVRPQGGTIRFEGRPIQGLPSYKVAQCGIGLVPEGRQIFPTLTVEENLIATAAARFGKPRWTLGAVYELFPRLAERRRNLGSQLSGGEQQMLAIGRALMTNPRLLVLDEATEGLAPLIRTEIWAVLTRLKAEHQAILVIDKNVDALLKFADRHVVVEKGRVAWSGTSAQLAADDSVKDRFLNV from the coding sequence ATGCTCGAAGTCTCCGGCCTCCAGGCCTCCTACGGTCCGGCGCAGGTCCTTTTCGATATCGGCTTTTCGATCGGTGCAGGCGAAGTCGTCACCCTGCTGGGGCGCAACGGCATGGGCAAGACCACGACGGTCAACACCATCCTGGGCATGGTGCGGCCCCAGGGCGGGACGATCCGTTTCGAGGGCAGGCCAATCCAAGGATTGCCCTCCTACAAGGTGGCGCAATGCGGCATCGGGCTGGTGCCGGAGGGGCGCCAGATCTTCCCCACGCTTACGGTGGAGGAAAATCTGATCGCCACGGCCGCTGCACGTTTCGGCAAGCCGCGCTGGACGCTCGGCGCAGTCTACGAGCTCTTCCCGCGCCTGGCCGAACGCCGCCGCAATCTCGGTTCGCAGCTCTCGGGCGGCGAGCAGCAGATGCTCGCCATCGGGCGTGCGCTGATGACCAATCCCAGGCTCCTCGTGCTCGACGAGGCGACGGAGGGGCTCGCGCCGCTGATCCGGACCGAGATCTGGGCGGTGCTGACGCGGCTCAAGGCCGAGCATCAGGCGATTCTCGTCATCGACAAGAACGTCGATGCCCTGTTGAAATTCGCCGACCGGCATGTCGTCGTCGAGAAAGGGCGCGTCGCCTGGAGCGGGACGAGCGCGCAGCTCGCCGCCGATGACAGCGTCAAGGATCGCTTCCTGAACGTGTGA
- a CDS encoding YcjX family protein: protein MPPSPIRPAIDALQHFGRAARNTYDPVLRIGVTGLARSGKTVFTTALVHHLITPGDLPALRVSGEGRLRRARLVPQPDDAVARFAYEDHLARLTQARQWPQSTSRISQLRLAIDYERGAGRWVSGSARLALDIVDYPGEWLLDLTLMDESFADWSREVVAQARQPERAAIAGDFLAQIDVLDPAAPADEQRIARLSDVFKAYLQALRQGPEAIATTPPGRFLMPGDLAGSPALTFAPLILDAGTALVRGSIAELMQRRFEAYKRHVVEPFFRDHFRNLDRQIVLVDVLSALDGGARALAELEHALDRVLLAMRAGRNSWLTRLFAPRTERILFAATKADHLHQTQHRRLEAILRHLVERAIRRMRAAGGEVGAIAIAALRATHETTVRDGADIVRAVAGTPEAGERIADTLFDGTAEAAVFPGDLPEDPTRVFADEKHGGIAPGSLRFPRFRPPAAPGHLPGRKPRLPHIRLDRALEFLIGDHLR, encoded by the coding sequence CTGCCGCCATCCCCGATCCGCCCCGCCATCGACGCGCTCCAGCATTTCGGCCGGGCCGCGCGCAATACCTATGACCCCGTCCTGCGCATCGGCGTGACGGGGCTCGCGCGTTCGGGCAAGACGGTCTTCACCACCGCGCTCGTGCATCACCTGATCACGCCGGGCGATCTGCCGGCCCTGCGGGTGAGCGGGGAGGGGCGGCTGCGGCGCGCGCGGCTGGTGCCGCAGCCCGACGACGCGGTGGCGCGTTTCGCCTATGAGGACCATCTGGCCCGGCTCACACAGGCCCGGCAATGGCCGCAATCCACATCGCGCATCAGCCAGTTGCGGCTGGCCATCGATTACGAACGGGGCGCGGGACGCTGGGTGAGCGGGTCTGCGCGCCTCGCCCTCGACATCGTCGACTATCCGGGCGAATGGCTGCTCGACCTCACCCTGATGGATGAAAGCTTCGCGGATTGGTCGCGTGAGGTGGTGGCACAGGCGCGCCAGCCCGAACGCGCTGCGATCGCCGGCGACTTCCTCGCACAGATTGACGTGCTCGATCCCGCAGCGCCGGCGGACGAGCAGCGAATCGCCCGGCTTTCCGATGTCTTCAAGGCTTATCTGCAGGCCCTGCGACAGGGGCCGGAAGCGATCGCGACGACGCCGCCCGGGCGCTTCCTGATGCCGGGCGATCTGGCGGGATCGCCGGCTCTGACCTTTGCGCCGCTGATCCTCGATGCAGGCACGGCGCTCGTGCGCGGCAGCATCGCTGAATTGATGCAACGACGCTTCGAGGCCTATAAGCGCCATGTGGTCGAACCGTTCTTCCGCGATCATTTCCGCAATCTCGACCGGCAGATCGTGCTGGTCGACGTACTCAGCGCCCTCGATGGCGGTGCCCGGGCGCTCGCGGAGCTGGAGCACGCCCTCGACCGGGTCCTGCTCGCCATGCGCGCGGGGCGCAACAGCTGGCTGACGCGGCTCTTCGCGCCACGCACGGAGCGCATTCTCTTCGCCGCGACCAAGGCCGACCATCTGCATCAGACGCAGCACCGCCGGCTGGAGGCGATCCTGCGCCATCTCGTGGAGCGCGCGATCCGGCGGATGCGTGCGGCGGGCGGCGAAGTCGGCGCCATCGCGATCGCCGCGCTTCGCGCCACGCACGAGACGACGGTGCGCGACGGCGCGGATATTGTGCGCGCCGTCGCCGGGACGCCCGAGGCAGGCGAGCGCATCGCCGACACGCTGTTCGACGGTACAGCCGAGGCGGCGGTTTTTCCCGGTGACCTGCCCGAGGATCCCACGCGCGTCTTTGCCGACGAAAAACATGGCGGGATCGCCCCAGGCAGCCTGCGTTTCCCGCGTTTTCGCCCGCCCGCCGCGCCGGGCCATCTGCCCGGGCGCAAACCGCGCCTGCCGCATATCCGCCTCGATCGCGCGCTGGAATTCCTGATCGGAGATCATCTGCGATGA
- a CDS encoding flagellin N-terminal helical domain-containing protein codes for MAMTPFAPGAVDSRRNADMFVQMRKQGADLERQLTTGRRADSYGELGIKRGQALDLRGRVSGLESWQQGINSADTRLKMMLKSIEGLDKIANDTKAISALPASRVIPGANPQEQMLAQANLQGAIDFLNAEFGGRSLFAGRAHDEKPVANYNAIMEGVTARIATRAAADDVAGTGHLAVSRTGATVEIADTDPAGFTIAGASSSGGSITPADGPPASFTVTQSPAVGERINLTLDLPDGTSREVSLIAETTAGPGQFVTGGSLAQVAENIETAMQDALESEASTALTAASALLASQEYFDDPDNWYNGSDPADPDQARSTATLRIDETQTVGIGAQANEDGFRELLSQLAALSATDFSDGSTPRLEAMMSRVRDNLTPQGGEQSIAQIGMELGVAASTMSEAAERHKATQVMVQNELGEIEDTNTEETVTKLMTLQTRLQASYQTTSLLSQLSLVNFL; via the coding sequence ATGGCCATGACACCTTTCGCCCCCGGCGCCGTCGACAGCCGCCGCAATGCCGACATGTTCGTGCAGATGCGCAAGCAGGGCGCCGATCTGGAGCGCCAGCTTACGACCGGTCGCCGTGCCGACAGTTATGGCGAGCTCGGCATCAAGCGTGGTCAGGCGCTGGATCTGCGCGGCCGTGTTTCCGGGCTGGAATCCTGGCAGCAGGGCATCAACAGCGCCGATACGCGCCTGAAGATGATGCTCAAGAGTATCGAAGGGCTCGACAAGATCGCCAATGATACGAAAGCGATTTCCGCATTGCCCGCGTCCAGGGTCATCCCCGGCGCCAATCCCCAGGAGCAGATGCTGGCCCAGGCCAATCTCCAGGGCGCGATCGATTTTCTCAACGCGGAATTCGGTGGCCGCTCGCTCTTTGCCGGGCGGGCGCATGACGAGAAGCCGGTGGCGAATTACAATGCGATCATGGAGGGGGTGACTGCCAGGATCGCCACCCGCGCGGCGGCTGACGACGTTGCCGGGACGGGGCATCTCGCCGTGAGCCGTACGGGGGCGACGGTCGAGATCGCTGATACGGATCCTGCCGGTTTCACGATTGCCGGCGCCTCCTCGAGCGGCGGATCGATCACCCCCGCCGACGGTCCGCCGGCAAGCTTCACCGTGACCCAGTCGCCGGCCGTCGGGGAGCGGATCAACCTGACCCTCGACCTGCCTGATGGCACCAGCCGGGAAGTCTCGCTGATCGCCGAAACCACGGCGGGGCCGGGGCAGTTCGTCACTGGCGGCTCGCTCGCGCAGGTTGCCGAGAATATCGAGACCGCCATGCAGGATGCGCTCGAAAGCGAGGCCTCGACCGCGCTGACGGCGGCTTCCGCACTCCTTGCCTCGCAGGAATATTTCGACGATCCCGATAACTGGTACAACGGCTCGGACCCGGCGGATCCCGATCAGGCGCGCAGCACCGCGACCTTGCGCATCGACGAGACCCAGACGGTGGGGATCGGGGCGCAGGCCAATGAAGACGGTTTCCGGGAATTGCTCTCGCAACTCGCGGCGCTCTCCGCCACCGATTTCAGCGATGGCAGCACGCCGCGGCTCGAAGCGATGATGAGCCGCGTGCGCGACAATCTCACGCCGCAGGGCGGTGAACAGAGCATTGCCCAGATCGGCATGGAACTCGGCGTCGCCGCCAGCACGATGTCGGAGGCCGCGGAGCGTCACAAGGCGACGCAGGTGATGGTTCAAAACGAGCTCGGCGAGATCGAGGATACCAATACGGAAGAAACTGTGACCAAGCTGATGACGCTGCAGACGCGCCTGCAGGCGAGCTACCAGACGACCTCGCTGCTTTCACAGCTCTCGCTGGTGAACTTCCTGTAA
- the flgK gene encoding flagellar hook-associated protein FlgK — translation MSLMSALSTAVSGLRTTQTGMNLVAQNVANVDSAGYTRKTIQPVQTLNGPRGAGVQAGPVQRVMDDLLSKQLRTETSGAGYAKTRAEFASALDGLFGTPGEASSLDHAVNTFNEKLGALADDPSSFALRAGVLSAGETLAGRMASVATGVQGLRSQAEGRIDTAVTRANELLKGIADTNSQITAESFRGGSAELEDERDRMINELSGLMGIEVQKGDNGAVIIRTPSGQTLFDGVDPTTLSFDRRPALDPSMSYDPVNSDVGVIRAETGSGARFDLIAGGAFQSGEIAAALEMRDEILPQAQRQLDEMAAGFARAFSDRPAEITGNTIAFGADFSDEAVTVELMNDGAFNRLSIPNPAGAADLEAEFAAAGFTGVTVNDLGGGDWEINGLPAGANLLGARYTVEDTQRAAGDGVPELPFFVDRGNAGNAFTGVNDQLEGFAQRMGVNGAIKADPAQLIRMEPGTPSGDQTRIQTIRDNLEGQRQSFAPQAGIGGMATPYSSNVMDFSRRVVETQGANAQTAQRLNEGQNVALAAIESRFGDVSGVNIDEEMSQLVQLQTAYGANARVLTAVREMMDTLMRM, via the coding sequence ATGTCGTTGATGTCGGCACTCAGTACGGCTGTGTCCGGTTTGCGCACCACGCAGACCGGCATGAATCTCGTTGCGCAGAACGTCGCCAATGTCGATTCCGCCGGCTATACCCGCAAGACGATCCAGCCGGTGCAGACCCTGAACGGGCCGCGCGGCGCCGGTGTTCAGGCCGGACCGGTCCAGCGCGTGATGGACGATCTGCTCAGCAAGCAATTGCGCACGGAGACATCCGGCGCCGGCTATGCCAAGACCCGCGCGGAATTCGCCTCGGCGCTCGATGGTCTGTTCGGTACGCCGGGCGAGGCGTCCTCCCTCGATCACGCGGTCAACACCTTCAACGAAAAGCTCGGCGCGCTGGCCGATGATCCGTCGAGCTTTGCCCTGCGCGCGGGTGTTCTCAGCGCCGGTGAGACGCTCGCGGGTCGCATGGCGAGCGTGGCGACCGGCGTGCAGGGGCTGCGCAGCCAGGCCGAAGGGCGCATCGATACTGCCGTGACCCGCGCCAATGAACTCCTGAAGGGTATCGCCGACACCAACAGTCAGATCACGGCCGAGAGTTTTCGTGGCGGATCGGCGGAGCTGGAAGACGAGCGCGACCGGATGATCAACGAACTCTCCGGCCTCATGGGTATCGAGGTCCAGAAAGGCGACAACGGCGCCGTCATCATCCGCACACCCAGCGGGCAGACGCTGTTCGACGGTGTCGATCCCACGACGCTGAGCTTCGACCGCCGCCCGGCGCTTGATCCGAGCATGTCTTATGATCCGGTGAATTCCGATGTCGGCGTGATCAGGGCGGAAACCGGCTCGGGAGCGCGCTTCGATCTGATTGCCGGTGGGGCCTTCCAGTCCGGGGAGATCGCTGCGGCGCTCGAAATGCGTGACGAGATCCTCCCGCAGGCCCAGCGCCAGCTCGACGAGATGGCCGCCGGCTTCGCCCGTGCCTTCAGCGATCGCCCGGCGGAGATCACCGGCAACACGATCGCTTTCGGCGCGGATTTCTCGGATGAGGCGGTGACCGTCGAACTGATGAATGACGGCGCCTTCAACCGTCTGTCCATCCCCAACCCGGCCGGCGCCGCCGATCTCGAAGCCGAATTCGCCGCCGCCGGCTTTACCGGTGTCACGGTCAACGATCTGGGCGGCGGCGATTGGGAGATCAACGGCCTGCCCGCCGGCGCCAATCTGCTCGGCGCGCGCTATACGGTCGAGGATACGCAGCGCGCCGCCGGCGACGGCGTGCCCGAACTGCCCTTCTTCGTTGATCGCGGCAATGCCGGCAATGCCTTCACCGGCGTGAATGATCAGCTGGAGGGTTTTGCCCAGCGTATGGGTGTCAACGGCGCCATCAAGGCCGATCCCGCGCAGCTGATCCGCATGGAGCCGGGAACACCGTCGGGGGATCAGACGCGTATTCAGACCATTCGTGACAATCTCGAGGGTCAGCGACAGTCATTCGCGCCGCAAGCCGGAATCGGCGGCATGGCAACGCCCTATAGCTCGAACGTGATGGATTTCTCGCGCAGGGTGGTCGAGACGCAGGGCGCCAATGCGCAGACGGCGCAACGCCTCAATGAAGGCCAGAACGTCGCGCTCGCCGCGATCGAGAGCCGATTCGGGGATGTTTCCGGGGTGAATATCGACGAGGAAATGTCGCAGCTCGTGCAATTGCAGACCGCCTACGGCGCCAATGCCCGTGTCCTCACCGCCGTGCGCGAGATGATGGACACGTTGATGCGCATGTGA
- a CDS encoding YcjF family protein, which translates to MSGQSPKGPKAPQGPQATKGPKAWRFDDPKVAIDEGEASADTGSKPGRDGRGGVQITREPDTIDDRVEAREPEAAPRRHIAWGSLLSGSLLALVMLGVGIGVEGLIRALFARTPWLGWMAAGIAALAGLALAAICLREVIGVLRARRIAHLRSEAARVLAEDDAAGARVLADALVAFHAKRPSTARGREEVARLSDTILEAQDRLVITERALLTEADRAARQAVAQAARRVSVVTAVSPRALIDIAFVVYAAIRLLRRIAGIYGGRPGFLGGLHLARAAIDHLAVTGGVAMGDDMVQQIVGHGLAARLSTRLGEGVVNGAMTARFGLAAIAVCRPMPFIGARPPRFSDVAGDLVGRGGGARESAGENGPEDAAPQPRD; encoded by the coding sequence ATGAGCGGGCAATCACCCAAAGGGCCGAAAGCACCCCAAGGACCGCAGGCAACAAAGGGCCCGAAGGCCTGGCGCTTCGATGATCCGAAGGTCGCGATCGACGAGGGTGAGGCGTCGGCGGATACGGGTTCCAAGCCCGGTCGCGACGGACGAGGCGGCGTGCAGATCACCCGCGAGCCCGACACGATTGACGATAGGGTCGAGGCGCGCGAACCCGAGGCCGCTCCGCGACGGCACATAGCCTGGGGCAGCCTCCTCAGCGGCAGTCTGCTCGCGCTGGTCATGCTGGGGGTGGGGATCGGGGTCGAGGGGCTGATCCGCGCATTGTTCGCCCGCACGCCCTGGCTCGGCTGGATGGCGGCTGGGATCGCCGCGCTCGCCGGTCTCGCGCTCGCGGCGATCTGCCTGCGTGAGGTGATCGGCGTGCTGCGCGCGCGCCGGATCGCGCATCTGCGCAGCGAAGCCGCGCGCGTGCTCGCGGAGGATGATGCTGCGGGCGCGCGGGTACTCGCTGATGCCCTCGTCGCCTTTCATGCGAAGCGCCCGTCGACGGCGCGGGGGCGCGAGGAGGTGGCGCGGCTATCCGATACGATACTCGAAGCGCAGGACCGGCTCGTCATCACCGAGCGCGCCCTGCTCACCGAGGCGGACCGGGCGGCACGGCAGGCCGTCGCGCAGGCCGCGCGCCGGGTGTCGGTGGTGACGGCGGTAAGCCCGCGTGCGCTGATCGACATCGCTTTCGTGGTCTATGCGGCGATCCGCCTGCTGCGCCGGATTGCCGGGATCTATGGCGGACGTCCGGGGTTCCTTGGAGGCCTGCATCTGGCGCGCGCCGCGATCGACCATCTCGCGGTGACGGGCGGCGTCGCCATGGGTGACGACATGGTCCAGCAGATCGTCGGGCATGGTCTGGCTGCGCGGCTCTCGACCCGGCTCGGGGAGGGGGTGGTCAACGGGGCGATGACTGCGCGTTTCGGCCTCGCCGCCATTGCCGTATGCCGCCCCATGCCCTTCATCGGCGCCCGTCCGCCGCGCTTTTCCGATGTTGCCGGTGATCTGGTCGGTCGCGGCGGTGGAGCGCGGGAGTCCGCCGGGGAGAACGGCCCGGAAGATGCTGCGCCGCAGCCGCGCGACTGA
- a CDS encoding DMT family transporter: protein MRISDAKTPIAASGDSTVAAPASALRAAVLTLIACAFFAAANAFAKGAQVDDAMPPQQVTFFRFLFGFLTLLPWILLARGPVFRTAVPHIHAIRVIFGMSGVICMFAALAHLPLADVTAIAWANPLVAMLLAALFLGDRISGRRWLFAAIGFSGVLVMMRPSGAAFGWEGLFALGAALFIGAEVAAIRALAGRDGALTVLAIANAGGSLATLLIAAPVMILPDGWQLFAMAMTGMLMVIGQLLFMAAIRVRETSFVAPFYYATLLFAFLYGMVFFGEIPDLWVFLGAGAIVFSGIAITLQGAREERLRRVT from the coding sequence ATGCGAATCTCCGATGCGAAAACGCCTATCGCTGCGTCAGGCGACAGCACTGTCGCGGCGCCGGCAAGTGCCCTGCGCGCTGCGGTACTGACGCTGATCGCCTGTGCCTTCTTCGCCGCCGCCAACGCCTTCGCGAAAGGGGCCCAGGTCGATGATGCCATGCCGCCGCAGCAGGTGACGTTCTTTCGCTTCCTCTTCGGCTTCCTCACCCTGCTGCCCTGGATCCTGCTGGCGCGCGGTCCGGTCTTTCGCACCGCCGTGCCGCATATCCATGCGATTCGGGTGATCTTCGGCATGAGCGGTGTCATCTGCATGTTCGCCGCGCTTGCCCATCTGCCGCTCGCGGACGTCACGGCGATTGCCTGGGCCAATCCGCTGGTGGCGATGCTGCTTGCGGCCCTTTTTCTGGGTGATCGCATATCAGGGAGGCGTTGGCTTTTTGCGGCGATCGGCTTTTCCGGCGTGCTCGTGATGATGCGCCCGAGCGGGGCCGCCTTCGGCTGGGAGGGGCTGTTCGCGCTCGGCGCGGCCCTGTTCATCGGCGCCGAAGTCGCGGCGATCCGCGCGCTTGCCGGTCGCGATGGCGCGCTGACCGTGCTCGCCATCGCCAATGCCGGGGGCAGTCTCGCGACCTTGCTGATCGCAGCCCCGGTGATGATTCTGCCCGATGGCTGGCAGCTCTTCGCCATGGCGATGACGGGGATGCTGATGGTGATCGGCCAGTTGCTGTTCATGGCCGCGATCCGCGTGCGCGAAACGAGTTTCGTGGCGCCGTTCTATTATGCGACGCTGCTCTTCGCGTTCCTCTACGGCATGGTTTTCTTCGGCGAGATCCCCGATCTCTGGGTCTTTCTCGGCGCTGGCGCGATCGTCTTCAGCGGCATCGCCATTACCTTGCAGGGCGCGCGTGAGGAGCGCTTGCGGCGTGTGACATGA
- a CDS encoding S10 family peptidase, whose amino-acid sequence MPAATADTAMPQPDRSRCRGGPVLPGHLSRILVLCAALMLAMPLAAQDNGDTNGAANGPAQQISQAAGLPAASVTRHSIETDEGPLHFEARAGALTLRTDRGEARADIAYVAYMRTDDEGEPDRNRPVTFAVNGGPGAASAYLHIGVLGPWRLPMGTDTISPSQDISLVDNAETWLAFTDLVFVDPVGTGFSRLAENDRGSREEFLSVDGDIEALADFVADWLRERGRTASPVYFIGESYGGFRGPLLADRLQSETGIALSGMTLVSPVLDFGWREQPAHAPLPHVALLPSLAAAAMERKGGIDMARLREAQDYAAGEFLADLLRGPGDDAALARIVDNVREFTGLDPDFVARHGGRLDMQVFAREFAREDQRIASIYDTGVTSDDPFPRAAFSRAGEPVLDAMTAPLTRAMLDLYAERLDWLPQRRYILLNNGVNRAWDFGSGRRQPEALTALARSMALDPAFDVLVVHGLTDLVTPYFETHLVLRQLRPFGPGERLREAQYPGGHMFYNRDDSRAAFLADARWLYGGE is encoded by the coding sequence ATGCCTGCCGCCACCGCCGACACCGCCATGCCCCAGCCTGATCGCTCACGATGCCGGGGCGGGCCGGTGCTGCCAGGCCACCTCAGCCGCATCCTCGTGCTCTGCGCTGCGCTCATGCTCGCGATGCCGCTCGCCGCCCAGGATAACGGCGATACGAACGGCGCCGCCAATGGGCCGGCGCAGCAGATTTCCCAGGCGGCGGGCCTGCCGGCGGCGTCCGTCACGCGCCACAGCATCGAGACCGATGAGGGCCCGCTGCATTTCGAGGCCCGGGCCGGCGCGCTGACGCTGCGCACGGATCGCGGGGAAGCGCGCGCCGACATCGCCTATGTCGCCTATATGCGCACCGATGACGAAGGCGAGCCCGATCGCAACCGCCCGGTGACCTTCGCCGTCAATGGCGGGCCGGGCGCGGCTTCGGCCTATCTGCATATCGGGGTGCTCGGACCCTGGCGTCTGCCGATGGGCACCGACACCATCAGCCCGTCGCAGGATATTAGCCTTGTCGACAATGCCGAGACCTGGCTCGCCTTTACCGATCTTGTCTTCGTCGATCCGGTCGGGACCGGGTTCAGCCGGCTCGCGGAGAATGATCGCGGTTCACGCGAAGAGTTCCTCTCCGTCGATGGTGATATCGAGGCGCTCGCCGATTTCGTCGCCGACTGGCTGCGCGAGCGCGGGCGCACCGCATCGCCGGTCTATTTCATCGGTGAGAGCTATGGTGGCTTTCGCGGGCCACTTCTGGCCGACAGGCTGCAGAGCGAGACGGGCATCGCGCTCTCGGGCATGACGCTCGTCTCCCCCGTGCTCGATTTCGGCTGGCGCGAGCAGCCCGCCCACGCACCCTTGCCGCATGTCGCGCTGCTGCCTTCCCTCGCCGCCGCCGCGATGGAACGCAAAGGCGGGATCGACATGGCGCGCTTGCGTGAGGCGCAAGATTACGCCGCAGGCGAATTCCTCGCCGATCTGCTGCGCGGCCCCGGCGACGATGCGGCGCTGGCGCGGATCGTCGACAATGTGCGTGAATTCACCGGGCTCGATCCGGATTTCGTGGCCCGCCATGGCGGGCGTCTCGACATGCAGGTCTTCGCCCGTGAATTCGCCCGTGAGGACCAGCGCATCGCCAGCATTTACGATACCGGCGTGACGAGCGACGATCCGTTTCCGCGGGCCGCATTCTCGCGCGCCGGCGAGCCGGTGCTCGACGCCATGACGGCGCCGCTGACCCGCGCCATGCTCGACCTTTATGCCGAGCGTCTCGACTGGCTGCCGCAACGGCGTTACATCCTGCTGAACAATGGCGTGAACCGGGCCTGGGATTTCGGCTCCGGGCGGCGCCAGCCCGAGGCGCTCACGGCGCTGGCGCGTTCCATGGCGCTCGATCCGGCCTTCGACGTACTGGTGGTGCACGGGCTGACCGATCTCGTCACGCCCTATTTCGAGACGCATCTGGTGCTGCGCCAGCTGCGCCCGTTCGGGCCGGGCGAGCGGCTGCGCGAGGCGCAGTATCCGGGCGGTCACATGTTCTACAATCGCGATGATTCGCGCGCGGCGTTCCTCGCGGATGCACGCTGGCTCTACGGCGGCGAATGA